In Haloarcula sp. H-GB4, a single genomic region encodes these proteins:
- a CDS encoding DUF5658 family protein, with product MVAEGDVFTTDRTVPIGTIDGWCSALLDELAAVERELWLVVAVTLIVDVWLTHVGLQHGLHEGNPVMRAAIETFGIAVLGLTKIGVLGLAGLTRQLLSDQRGVVVPLGLALPWVAAVVINAALLISL from the coding sequence GTGGTTGCGGAGGGTGACGTGTTCACAACAGACCGAACGGTCCCGATAGGGACCATTGACGGGTGGTGTAGCGCCCTGCTCGACGAACTCGCAGCCGTCGAGCGAGAACTATGGCTGGTCGTCGCCGTGACGCTCATCGTCGACGTGTGGTTGACACACGTCGGCCTCCAGCACGGCCTACACGAGGGAAACCCCGTGATGCGGGCCGCGATAGAGACGTTTGGAATTGCTGTTCTCGGCCTGACGAAGATCGGCGTTCTCGGGCTGGCAGGGCTGACCCGCCAGCTACTGAGCGACCAACGTGGCGTCGTTGTGCCGCTCGGGCTGGCGCTCCCGTGGGTGGCGGCCGTCGTGATCAACGCGGCCCTCTTGATTAGCCTGTAG
- a CDS encoding Glu/Leu/Phe/Val dehydrogenase, giving the protein MSPEVNPFESLQEQIDDASDYLEYSTDVLERLKHPERVLETNLSVEMDDGSVEVFRAYRSQFNGDRGPYKGGIRYHPQVTRDEVKALSGWMVYKCAAVNIPYGGGKGGIEIDPRQYSASEIERITRSFAEELRLIIGEDRDIPAPDVNTGQREMNWIKDTYETLENTTEPGVITGKAPESGGSAGRVEATGRSVMLTAREAFDYLGKDMTDATVAVQGYGNAGSVAAKLIEDLGANIVAVSDSSGAVYNPDGLDARDAKAFKSETGSLAGYEGATEELTNEELLTMDVDLLVPAALENAIDGDLARDVQADIVVEAANGPLTPNADDVLTERDVAVFPDILANAGGVTVSYFEWVQNRQRFYWSEERVNDELETIITNAFDDLVETYEETGAPNFRTAMYVVAIQRVVAAAEEGGIWP; this is encoded by the coding sequence ATGTCGCCTGAGGTAAACCCGTTTGAGAGTTTACAGGAGCAGATCGACGACGCGTCGGACTATCTCGAATATTCGACCGACGTGCTCGAACGGCTGAAACACCCCGAGCGAGTACTGGAGACGAACCTCTCCGTGGAGATGGACGACGGCTCCGTCGAAGTGTTTCGTGCCTACCGGTCACAGTTCAACGGTGACAGGGGGCCGTACAAGGGCGGGATCCGCTATCATCCACAGGTCACACGCGACGAGGTCAAGGCGCTGTCTGGCTGGATGGTGTACAAGTGCGCTGCGGTAAACATCCCCTACGGCGGCGGCAAAGGCGGTATCGAGATCGACCCGCGCCAGTACTCGGCCAGCGAAATCGAGCGAATAACGCGATCGTTCGCGGAAGAACTCCGGCTAATCATCGGCGAGGACCGGGACATCCCTGCGCCCGATGTCAACACCGGCCAGCGGGAGATGAACTGGATCAAAGACACTTACGAGACGCTGGAAAACACCACTGAGCCCGGCGTCATCACCGGCAAGGCTCCGGAGTCGGGTGGCAGTGCGGGCCGCGTCGAAGCGACCGGGCGCTCCGTGATGCTCACCGCACGCGAAGCGTTCGACTATCTCGGGAAGGACATGACGGATGCGACGGTGGCCGTGCAGGGCTACGGGAACGCTGGCTCCGTGGCAGCGAAACTCATTGAGGACTTGGGCGCGAACATCGTCGCCGTATCGGACTCCTCGGGTGCCGTCTACAACCCCGACGGGCTGGACGCACGCGACGCAAAGGCGTTCAAGAGTGAGACTGGGTCGTTGGCCGGCTACGAGGGGGCGACGGAGGAGTTGACGAACGAAGAGCTGCTGACGATGGACGTGGACCTGCTCGTTCCGGCGGCGCTCGAAAATGCCATCGACGGCGACCTCGCTCGGGATGTACAGGCTGACATCGTCGTGGAAGCGGCGAACGGTCCGCTGACACCGAACGCAGACGACGTGCTCACGGAGCGCGACGTGGCTGTGTTCCCTGACATCCTCGCCAACGCCGGCGGTGTCACGGTGTCGTATTTCGAGTGGGTCCAGAACCGCCAGCGGTTCTACTGGTCCGAAGAGCGGGTCAACGACGAACTGGAGACCATCATCACGAACGCGTTTGACGA
- a CDS encoding PKD domain-containing protein — translation MSATGHARETPPSAGRRRWWLPLLAALLLLPLLIAVASGTAAAEDTEPPEWGNATRGNATTIEVSLYDDGGSLDTGTIQAADFELTAGRVENVSVASINASGANRTGVRVSLLLDKKLDTDNVTVSLSDTGSITDQAGNELPRESVTATRMDSVVPKYQSFEVSRINSSTARISVGIHEPIQQLRVSVGGPSIDTLNISGFTERTSNSITYTRTYTFPEEGEYSLLLMSVTDKNGNGNSFSRQQTFVYDDSAPNVTVTGPENTTVGESVTFSAAETTDDQGVESVRWQVGSNTILTGENITVAFASPGSHEVTMTAADSLGNTATVTRIVSVMGNGTNGNITVRQLNATTASVSVNGTGQTQRIQPPQGALVTGQNGTLERLAVSFPRNESTTLTINSRRPGPAFAAATGHTGVSQFDVDHGSAQAKDATVTFTVDRDALAAVGAEPDAVALYRNNDGWTPLATDIAGRSESHIVYRADSPGLSTFVVGVDQTIVTDMDAEAATTDSETSPFEPETTEPPIEDPGQPDIVVTNTTAAPSTLGPGDPTVITVELENRGTASGDHNVIVALNTSILTTRTVTVPAGEMRTTEFARSVPENRTGELTVDGQRVGNVTGDSGGLPIPALPSIGVPNPLSLWPDGIVGTVLGGLLGVAVGLYGVLKALAIYLGY, via the coding sequence ATGAGTGCCACCGGTCACGCCCGAGAGACGCCGCCGTCGGCCGGGCGTCGTCGCTGGTGGCTCCCGCTTCTCGCCGCACTCCTTTTGCTCCCGCTGCTTATTGCAGTCGCTTCCGGCACGGCCGCGGCCGAAGACACCGAGCCGCCGGAGTGGGGCAATGCGACGCGGGGTAACGCCACGACTATCGAGGTGTCCCTGTACGACGACGGCGGATCGCTTGACACGGGTACGATTCAGGCAGCGGATTTCGAGCTAACTGCGGGCCGAGTGGAGAACGTCTCAGTTGCATCGATCAACGCTTCCGGAGCAAACAGGACCGGAGTACGCGTCTCGCTGCTGCTGGACAAAAAGCTGGACACAGATAACGTCACCGTCAGTCTCAGTGACACCGGGAGTATCACAGATCAAGCGGGGAACGAACTGCCCCGGGAGTCAGTTACTGCCACCCGGATGGACTCCGTCGTTCCGAAGTATCAGTCGTTCGAGGTCAGCCGTATCAATAGCTCCACCGCCCGCATCTCTGTCGGGATTCACGAACCGATACAGCAGCTCCGAGTCTCTGTCGGTGGCCCGTCGATAGACACACTCAACATCTCGGGGTTCACCGAGCGCACTAGTAACTCGATCACGTATACACGAACGTACACGTTCCCGGAGGAAGGCGAGTACTCGCTGCTGCTGATGTCGGTGACCGATAAGAACGGAAACGGGAACTCCTTTAGCCGACAGCAGACGTTCGTCTATGACGACTCCGCACCGAACGTCACCGTCACCGGACCAGAGAACACGACGGTCGGTGAGTCGGTGACCTTCTCGGCGGCGGAGACAACAGACGACCAGGGCGTCGAGTCGGTCCGGTGGCAGGTGGGGAGCAACACGATTCTGACCGGCGAGAACATTACCGTGGCCTTCGCCTCACCCGGCAGCCACGAAGTCACGATGACGGCCGCTGATTCACTCGGAAACACGGCGACAGTAACCAGAATTGTTTCTGTGATGGGCAATGGAACCAATGGGAACATAACCGTACGGCAGTTGAACGCAACGACAGCGAGCGTGTCGGTGAACGGGACTGGCCAGACACAGCGAATTCAGCCCCCGCAGGGGGCACTCGTTACCGGTCAGAACGGCACGCTGGAGCGGCTTGCCGTGTCGTTTCCGCGTAACGAATCCACGACACTCACCATCAATTCCCGTCGGCCCGGACCGGCGTTCGCTGCTGCAACTGGTCACACCGGCGTCAGCCAGTTCGACGTTGACCATGGCTCCGCCCAGGCTAAGGACGCGACGGTTACATTTACTGTGGACCGTGACGCGCTGGCGGCGGTCGGTGCAGAACCCGATGCCGTGGCACTGTACCGGAACAACGACGGGTGGACGCCGCTGGCGACTGACATCGCCGGCCGGAGCGAGTCACACATCGTCTATCGGGCTGACTCTCCGGGGCTCTCGACGTTTGTCGTCGGCGTCGATCAGACGATAGTGACAGACATGGATGCAGAGGCGGCGACAACCGACTCGGAAACATCGCCGTTCGAACCAGAAACGACCGAGCCACCGATAGAAGACCCCGGGCAGCCGGATATCGTGGTCACGAATACCACGGCTGCTCCATCGACGCTCGGCCCTGGCGACCCGACCGTTATCACTGTCGAGTTGGAAAACCGAGGCACTGCGAGCGGCGACCACAACGTGATCGTTGCGCTCAACACCTCGATACTGACAACACGGACGGTCACCGTCCCTGCTGGCGAGATGCGAACGACGGAGTTCGCCCGCTCCGTTCCGGAAAACAGGACCGGCGAGCTGACGGTCGACGGGCAGCGCGTCGGGAACGTGACTGGTGATAGCGGTGGCCTCCCGATTCCAGCGCTCCCCTCGATCGGCGTTCCGAACCCGCTCTCGCTGTGGCCTGACGGCATCGTCGGAACCGTTCTCGGCGGGCTCTTGGGCGTCGCTGTCGGGCTGTACGGCGTTCTCAAAGCGCTGGCGATCTATCTCGGCTACTGA